A genomic region of Silene latifolia isolate original U9 population unplaced genomic scaffold, ASM4854445v1 scaffold_533, whole genome shotgun sequence contains the following coding sequences:
- the LOC141639684 gene encoding uncharacterized protein LOC141639684, whose amino-acid sequence MGALYTWNNKQCPADRVYSRLDCFLVNQEWLNDYPLLYAHFLPEGIFDHTPCVVQSTLIDEKRARPFKYFNMWSLAPNFKETVQVGWTCMQTGTKMYELAKKLKNLKQGLKQLNRSRFADIENNAEVALTKLNKIQQSLGVNPQDLSLIQQECEARENYQQLAEAQNQFLQQKAKMKWSADGDANTSFFHGILKTRRRQNQTVQITDHQGNQHTDKEGVQESFLRFYTQLLGHSHPITPVSTRVVQQGNKCDESHHQILLMPVTDAEIKSTIFSIPDDKAPGPDGYSSQFFKTSWDTVGGDVCAAVHEFFRNGKMLKQLNATNVTLIPKVPNPLTGKSNVYFNGVSGEVRREIVQVSGCIEGKLPFKYLGVPIKPSKLSIKDCQPLIDKVLQRIRQLGTKNLSYAGRLVLIKAVYRTLHSYWASIFIIPKAKVLLKIEAKMQNFLWHGGTEYARTPTCCPVHPSKLWMQWVHSVYLKGQEWEDYNPPQDASWTWKKVCKLKRSFKQRYHRNEWAMVPELVATQEVHETEEWGPE is encoded by the exons ATGGGAGCTCTGTACACATGGAATAACAAACAATGCCCTGCTGACAGAGTGTATAGCAGACTAGATTGTTTCCTAGTGAACCAGGAATGGCTCAATGATTACCCTCTTCTGTATGCACACTTTTTGCCTGAGGGGATCTTTGATCACACTCCTTGTGTGGTACAAAGCACGCTAATCGATGAAAAGAGAGCCAGaccttttaaatattttaatatgtggagcCTGGCTCCCAACTTCAAAGAGACTGTTCAAGTTGGTTGGACGTGTATGCAAACTGGAACTAAGATGTATGAGCTAGCTAAGAAATTGAAGAATCTGAAGCAGGGGCTCAAACAGCTGAACAGGTCCAGGTTTGCTGATATTGAGAATAATGCTGAGGTGGCtctcactaaactaaataaaatacAGCAAAGCTTGGGAGTGAATCCTCAGGACCTGAGCCTTATTCAACAAGAATGTGAGGCTAGAGAAAACTATCAACAGTTGGCTGAAGCTCAGAACCAGTTCCTGCAACAAAAGGCAAAGATGAAATGGAGTGCAGATGGGGATGCAAATACTTCATTCTTCCATGGCATTTTGAAAACTAGGAGGAGACAAAATCAGACAGTACAGATTACTGATCATCAGGGAAATCAACACACTGATAAGGAGGGGGTTCAGGAGAGTTTTCTAAGATTCTATACCCAGTTGTTAGGCCATTCTCACCCCATAACCCCTGTCAGTACCAGAGTGGTACAGCAAGGTAATAAATGTGATGAGTCTCACCACCAGATATTATTGATGCCAGTTACTGATGCAGAAATCAAAAGCACTATCTTCAGTATACCAGATGACAAAGCTCCAGGTCCAGATGGCTACTCTAGTCAATTCTTTAAAACTAGCTGGGATACTGTTGGAGGGGATGTATGTGCTGCAGTCCATGAATTTTTTAGGAATGGTAAAATGCTCAAGCAATTGAATGCTACTAATGTTACATTAATCCCTAAGGTGCCAAATCCTTTGACT GGAAAATCGAATGTGTATTTTAATGGAGTATCTGGTGAAGTCAGAAGAGAAATAGTTCAGGTTTCAGGCTGCATTGAAGGCAAATTACCTTTCAAGTACCTTGGAGTGCCAATTAAACCATCTAAATTATCAATCAAAGACTGCCAACCATTGATTGATAAAGTTCTTCAGAGGATAAGACAACTGGGAACCAAAAACCTCTCGTATGCTGGGAGACTGGTGTTGATAAAAGCAGTATATAGAACTCTACATTCCTACTGGGCGTCTATTTTCATCATTCCAAAGGCAAAGGTGCTCCTCAAAATTGAAGCAAAGATGCAGAACTTCTTGTGGCATGGAGGGACTGAGTATGCTAGGACCCCTACTTGTTGCCCG GTTCACCCATCTAAACTATGGATGCAATGGGTGCATAGTGTCTACCTGAAGGGACAAGAATGGGAGGATTATAACCCTCCCCAGGATGCCAGTTGGACTTGGAAAAAAGTTTGTAAATTGAAGCGGAGTTTCAAACAAAGATATCACCGTAATGAATGGGCAATGGTACCAG AATTGGTGGCAACACAGGAGG